From a region of the Synechococcus sp. PCC 7502 genome:
- a CDS encoding GNAT family N-acetyltransferase codes for MSDKVYKKIREALESDLGAIVEIYNSAIPDRTATADLEPVSVFSQRSWFFSHNSATHPIWVIENPIEAVEPKDQILGWVSLQPFYGRVAYHKTAEVSIYIHPNYQNQGLGKLLLSHTIQASPNLGISTLLGFIFGHNLPSLKLFANLGFNQWGFLPKVAELDQVERDLAILGLRL; via the coding sequence ATGTCCGATAAAGTCTATAAAAAAATTCGTGAAGCACTGGAAAGTGACCTAGGGGCGATTGTCGAGATTTATAATTCTGCCATTCCCGATCGCACAGCCACAGCAGACCTAGAACCAGTATCCGTATTTAGTCAACGTAGCTGGTTTTTTAGCCATAATTCTGCAACTCATCCCATTTGGGTCATAGAAAATCCCATAGAAGCAGTAGAACCAAAAGATCAAATTTTAGGCTGGGTAAGCTTACAGCCCTTCTATGGTAGAGTTGCCTATCACAAAACCGCCGAGGTGAGTATTTACATTCATCCCAATTATCAAAACCAAGGCTTAGGTAAACTTTTACTGAGCCATACTATTCAAGCTAGTCCTAATCTCGGAATATCAACCCTACTGGGATTTATTTTTGGACATAACCTGCCCAGCCTTAAACTTTTTGCTAATCTCGGCTTCAACCAATGGGGATTTTTACCCAAAGTGGCGGAACTAGATCAAGTAGAGCGAGATTTAGCAATTTTGGGACTGCGTTTGTAA
- the asnS gene encoding asparagine--tRNA ligase — protein MPRINDLIRDGEPNQQVIAQGWVRTKRESKGITFLELNDGSCLSSLQVVVQNDRYEESLLKQITTGASLRVNGVLVASLGKGQRIEMQAQAIEVFGTADPETYPLQKKRHSFEFLREIAHLRSRTNTFGAVFRVRNACSYAIHKFFQERGFIWVHTPIITNSDCEGAGEMFAVTGLDLPKLATSGKAIDYSQDFFGKPTFLTVSGQLEAEVMATAFTNVYTFAPTFRAENSNTSRHLAEFWMIEPEMAFCDLEGNADLAEEFLKYIFNYVLEHCSEDMAFFQQRISDRVMPNAEKIIKEKFERITYTEAVNILINSNQAFEFPVQWGLDLQSEHERYLAETHFQKPVIVMDYPAGIKAFYMRLDDTSNPDRQTVRAMDILAPGIGEIIGGSQREERLEVLEAKIRAIGQNPEDYWWYLDLRRYGTVPHSGFGLGFERLVQFITGMANIRDVIPFPRSPLNADF, from the coding sequence ATGCCCAGAATTAATGACCTAATCCGTGATGGCGAACCTAATCAGCAAGTAATCGCTCAGGGCTGGGTTAGAACCAAACGGGAGAGCAAGGGTATAACTTTTTTGGAATTAAATGATGGCTCTTGTTTATCCAGTCTGCAAGTGGTTGTCCAAAACGATCGCTATGAGGAATCTTTACTTAAGCAAATTACTACGGGAGCATCACTGCGGGTAAATGGGGTATTGGTGGCATCCCTAGGTAAAGGACAAAGAATTGAAATGCAGGCGCAAGCGATCGAAGTATTTGGCACTGCCGATCCAGAAACCTATCCTTTACAAAAAAAGCGACATTCCTTTGAGTTTTTACGGGAAATTGCCCATTTGCGATCGCGGACGAATACCTTTGGGGCAGTTTTTAGAGTCAGAAATGCCTGTTCCTATGCCATTCACAAATTCTTTCAAGAACGAGGTTTTATTTGGGTACATACCCCAATTATTACCAATAGTGATTGTGAAGGGGCAGGAGAAATGTTTGCGGTAACAGGGCTGGATTTGCCTAAACTGGCTACTTCTGGCAAGGCGATCGACTATAGCCAAGATTTTTTTGGTAAGCCCACATTTTTAACGGTGAGCGGACAACTAGAAGCTGAGGTCATGGCAACGGCTTTTACTAATGTTTATACCTTTGCCCCCACCTTTAGGGCAGAAAACTCTAATACTTCTCGGCACCTAGCGGAATTTTGGATGATTGAACCCGAGATGGCGTTTTGTGATTTGGAAGGGAATGCTGATTTGGCTGAGGAGTTTCTTAAGTATATTTTTAACTATGTCTTAGAACATTGCTCTGAAGATATGGCATTTTTTCAGCAACGGATTAGCGATCGGGTTATGCCCAATGCTGAGAAGATTATTAAAGAAAAGTTTGAACGTATTACCTATACTGAAGCTGTAAATATTCTGATAAATAGTAATCAAGCCTTTGAGTTTCCTGTTCAGTGGGGGCTAGATTTGCAATCAGAGCATGAACGATATTTGGCGGAAACCCACTTCCAAAAGCCTGTTATTGTCATGGATTACCCCGCAGGTATTAAGGCTTTTTATATGCGTCTTGATGATACCTCTAACCCTGATCGCCAAACCGTAAGGGCAATGGATATTTTAGCTCCTGGGATTGGAGAAATTATTGGCGGTTCCCAAAGAGAAGAACGGCTAGAGGTCTTGGAGGCAAAGATTAGAGCGATTGGGCAGAATCCTGAAGACTATTGGTGGTATTTAGATTTACGGCGCTATGGGACTGTGCCCCATTCTGGCTTTGGCTTAGGCTTTGAAAGGTTAGTGCAATTTATCACAGGTATGGCTAATATTCGGGATGTGATTCCGTTTCCGCGATCGCCTCTCAATGCTGATTTCTAA
- a CDS encoding REDY-like protein HapK translates to MSKIILTYKLKAEVNREQFETWQREFDYPSMRGLKRVSSFVNHRVIRPLIGEKAPSVDYIEVFEISDLEGFIQEDMGGDVVQSVMGQFMGYVENPEFLIVEEVV, encoded by the coding sequence ATGTCTAAAATTATCCTCACCTACAAACTTAAAGCTGAAGTGAACCGTGAACAATTTGAAACTTGGCAAAGAGAATTTGATTATCCGAGTATGCGAGGACTAAAACGCGTAAGTTCTTTTGTCAATCATCGAGTGATTCGTCCATTGATAGGTGAAAAAGCTCCAAGTGTAGATTATATTGAAGTCTTTGAAATTTCTGATCTGGAAGGTTTTATCCAAGAAGATATGGGTGGAGATGTCGTTCAATCAGTAATGGGGCAATTTATGGGCTATGTGGAAAATCCAGAGTTTCTGATTGTTGAAGAAGTAGTTTAA
- a CDS encoding succinate dehydrogenase/fumarate reductase flavoprotein subunit, whose translation MIDHDVLIVGGGLAGSRAAVAIAQNYPQLSVGLISKVHPIRSHSVAAQGGMAATLGNLDSEDNWLSHAFDTVKGSDYLADQNAVEILTKSAPAVIIDLEHQGVLFSRFEDGRIAQRAFGGHSNRRVCYAADKTGHAILHELVTGLIRYGTKVYEEWYVMQLIYEEGEVKGLVAYCLETGEVEVFRAKAVLFATGGYGRVFNTTSNDFASTGDGLCLTAIAGLPLQDMEFVQFHPTGLYPVGVLISEAVRGEGAYLINDLGDRFMGNYAISKNKMELSPRDITSRNIAQEIREGRGINGGAFVHLDVRHLGKRKIMSRIPFAREEGIRMLGIDCIEAPLPVRPTVHYSMGGIPTNTNCQVIDGDSVPISGFFAAGECACVSVHGANRLGANSLLECVVFGKRSGEKIGEYVQNRSLPKLNSQFYQSQAEFRLQSVLNQNGSTSIFNLRTQLQDLMTEYCGIYRDHESLSTGLGKLQTLKRIYNQDLNLGDRSPVFNMELTAALELKSLITVGEIIMASALARKESRGAHSRSDYTQRDDQNFLKHSLGYMRNNQVYTSDRPVDMSLIAVDSDRFTPQERKY comes from the coding sequence ATGATCGACCATGATGTTTTAATTGTAGGTGGTGGTTTAGCGGGTTCAAGGGCTGCGGTAGCGATCGCCCAAAATTATCCTCAACTAAGTGTCGGCTTAATTTCTAAGGTACATCCCATTCGTTCCCATTCAGTCGCCGCCCAAGGAGGAATGGCAGCCACATTGGGAAATTTAGATAGTGAAGATAACTGGCTCAGTCATGCCTTTGACACGGTTAAGGGTTCGGATTATCTTGCCGATCAAAATGCCGTAGAAATTTTAACCAAGTCTGCCCCTGCAGTAATTATTGACTTAGAACATCAAGGCGTTCTGTTTTCAAGATTTGAGGATGGACGCATTGCCCAACGTGCCTTTGGTGGTCATAGTAATCGCCGAGTTTGCTATGCTGCGGATAAAACTGGACATGCGATTCTGCACGAATTGGTGACTGGATTAATCCGTTATGGTACCAAGGTTTACGAAGAATGGTATGTAATGCAGTTAATCTATGAAGAGGGAGAAGTAAAAGGATTAGTTGCCTACTGCCTAGAAACAGGAGAAGTGGAAGTATTCAGAGCAAAGGCAGTTTTATTTGCTACAGGTGGCTATGGTCGAGTTTTTAATACCACATCCAACGACTTCGCTTCTACGGGTGATGGTTTATGCTTGACCGCGATCGCAGGCTTACCGTTACAAGATATGGAGTTTGTGCAGTTTCATCCTACGGGTTTATATCCAGTCGGTGTTCTAATTTCAGAGGCAGTCAGAGGGGAAGGCGCATATTTAATTAATGATCTGGGCGATCGCTTTATGGGAAATTATGCTATCAGCAAAAATAAAATGGAACTTTCCCCCCGTGACATTACTTCTCGGAATATTGCCCAAGAGATTAGGGAAGGCAGGGGTATTAATGGTGGAGCTTTTGTGCATTTGGATGTTAGGCATTTAGGCAAACGGAAGATTATGAGTCGGATTCCTTTTGCCCGTGAGGAAGGGATAAGAATGTTGGGAATTGATTGCATAGAAGCTCCTTTACCTGTGCGTCCTACGGTGCATTATTCTATGGGTGGCATTCCGACTAATACTAATTGTCAAGTGATTGATGGAGATAGTGTTCCCATTAGTGGCTTCTTTGCGGCGGGAGAATGTGCCTGTGTATCTGTGCATGGGGCAAACCGATTGGGAGCAAATTCACTTTTGGAATGTGTAGTCTTTGGGAAGCGATCTGGTGAAAAAATTGGCGAATATGTCCAAAATCGCTCTTTACCTAAATTAAATTCTCAGTTTTACCAAAGTCAGGCTGAGTTTAGACTGCAATCAGTTCTTAATCAAAATGGTAGTACTTCTATTTTTAATCTTAGAACCCAACTCCAAGACCTGATGACCGAATATTGTGGTATTTATCGAGATCACGAAAGTCTAAGTACAGGCTTAGGGAAACTGCAAACTTTGAAAAGAATTTATAATCAAGATTTAAACCTAGGCGATCGCAGCCCTGTTTTTAATATGGAATTAACAGCAGCCTTAGAACTAAAAAGTCTAATCACCGTAGGCGAAATTATTATGGCAAGTGCATTAGCAAGAAAAGAAAGTCGTGGAGCGCATTCCCGCAGTGACTATACGCAACGAGATGATCAAAACTTCTTAAAACATTCTCTTGGCTATATGCGAAATAATCAAGTTTATACTAGCGATCGTCCCGTAGATATGAGTTTGATTGCCGTAGATAGCGATCGGTTCACCCCCCAAGAACGAAAGTATTAA
- a CDS encoding transposase: MRQGYDSDLTDQEWKIIGGMLLTPSKLDRPVIVDKREVVNGIFYILKNGCTWKNLPHD, encoded by the coding sequence ATGCGCCAAGGCTATGACAGTGATTTAACAGATCAGGAATGGAAAATAATTGGAGGAATGCTACTAACCCCATCAAAGCTAGATAGACCAGTAATTGTAGATAAGCGAGAAGTCGTGAATGGTATTTTCTACATACTCAAAAATGGCTGTACATGGAAAAACTTACCGCATGATTAA
- a CDS encoding transposase: MLNPYSSSLTDKEWEIIEPLLPKKKQTRPPTWTKRQILDGILYQLKNGCNWRDMPRDLPPFSTVYRYYKEWKDTGTFTAIMEALHATAREQSKKIKMDNFNHH, encoded by the coding sequence ATGCTAAATCCATACTCAAGTAGCCTAACAGATAAAGAATGGGAAATTATAGAACCATTGCTCCCAAAGAAAAAGCAAACTAGACCACCAACTTGGACAAAAAGACAAATTTTAGACGGCATACTCTACCAACTTAAAAACGGTTGTAATTGGCGAGATATGCCCCGAGACTTACCACCATTCTCTACAGTGTATCGATACTACAAGGAGTGGAAAGATACAGGTACATTTACTGCGATTATGGAAGCTTTACATGCAACAGCCCGTGAACAGTCAAAAAAAATCAAAATGGACAACTTTAATCATCATTGA
- a CDS encoding transposase, with product MNSQKKSKWTTLIIIDSQAVKNTCNASIESKGFCSYKATNGIKRHLAVDTLGFPFFTYLTRANVSDDQGLIEMLTINIDYFKSKPDDITLTTILLDSGYHIEKLTTDLHRTYAEE from the coding sequence GTGAACAGTCAAAAAAAATCAAAATGGACAACTTTAATCATCATTGACTCACAAGCAGTGAAAAATACTTGTAATGCAAGTATAGAATCCAAGGGCTTCTGCTCCTACAAAGCAACTAACGGGATCAAAAGACATTTAGCCGTTGACACTCTGGGATTTCCTTTCTTTACCTATTTAACAAGAGCAAATGTATCAGATGACCAAGGACTGATTGAAATGTTAACGATTAACATTGATTACTTCAAATCGAAGCCAGATGACATTACGCTAACTACGATATTGCTGGATAGTGGTTATCATATCGAAAAATTGACGACTGATTTACATAGGACTTACGCAGAAGAATGA